A region of the Verrucomicrobiia bacterium genome:
GGCTTGCCGGACAAGCTCAACAAGTTGTTGCTTGGGTGTGAGGTCTGTGGGCATGTAAGTGTCTGATGTCCGCCACTATAGCCACTTTTTTTAACCTGGTCAATAAGAAAAAACCCACTCTTCCGAGTGGATTTTTTGGCCTGTCTTACTGTGAGCAGGTGGCGGTAGCCGTTACGCTGCTACAAGGCTTGCCCCTGAGGAGCCATTGGGTGCGCTTAGTAGAGGAGGCCGCTCCTTGCACGAGGGTTTCGGCGTCCGCGGGTTGCTCACCTTCTAACCCCACCTCAATCACGTACTCATACTGTTGGCCACTGAGTGGCTCGGCTAATTGTGAGGCAGAAGGGCTGCCGTACCTGTTGTGGTAGGTGTAGCCGTTGCGGTAGTCCGCACAAGGGCTGGGCGCACTCTCTGGCAGCGGGTCTTTGGGGATTGTCCGGCCTAGGAAAAGGCCTAGGTTCAATTTGTTGGAGTTGGCAACGTCTGAAAGTAAGTCTGCGCAGAATATCCCTGTGGTCCTACTGGTTACGTGGACAGGGTAGAGGCCGCGTGCAGCGGTGGTCGCCTGGTCTACGGCGGTACCTATCGCCATGACATCACGTACCCGCTGGGCATCCCGCGAAGTACGCCGTGCACGAACAATGCCAGCTGCAGCAGCAGTCATTAGGATGCCTATGATGAGCATCGTCACCATGAGTTCGATGATGGTGAAGCCGCGCTTAGTCATTACTTGCGGATCATGAATACGTTGTTTTTGTACACGGTGACACCTACCCCATTCGTAGTGGAGGCTGAGTAGTACTTGGGTGAGTCAGAGAAAGGAACGTTGAGGGTAGTGTCGGTAGTGCCGCTCTCGAGGCGTGCGTATACTGCGTAGCCACCGACTAGGCGCCGGTAAACAAATGCCTGGGCACTATTGCTACCAAGAACGTCGTGGTTAGCGGCGTTAAAGAGGGTGGGGGCTGCTTCATCAAGTGGGGCAACGGCACCGGTGGAATTCTGATAGCGCTTTTCGGTAGGCGTTGGGTTAAGGTACTCGCCAAGCTCTGGGATCCAACTGGGGAAGGGGGCGTATTGCCCGGGGTCAAAACCAGCAATGGCCACGCCGCCGTTGCGGGTGTTACAGGGTTCTGATGCACCTGTCCCGCCTGTCACAGTAGGATAGGAATAGTACAGGATGCTGGTGTAAGTTGTTGAGCTACCACTGCCGTTATCAAGGGCTAGGCATCCCTGCCAAATGGTCCGCTGACCCGTGGAGGGGATGGCGGGCTCGTTCCCTACAAGACCAGGGAAGCGGCGCTTGGCTTGATAAAAGGCTTCGACGGCGGTGGAAATGCTGGCAACGCCTGTCTTACGCGCGTTGTCGCGGGCATTCTTTTGCGCGCTAATGTAGCTGGTGGTGGCAAGGCCGGTAAGCAGTCCAATGATGACAATGACAATAAGCAGCTCAATGAGCGTAAAGCCACGTTTCCGGTAGGTATGTACTGAGTTCATGGGGCCCTCCTAAAAGTTAGGCTTATTTTAGCATATCGGCTGTAATCTGCAGTGAATCACCCTTGGTAATTGAGCCTCCCAGGATGAGACGAGCTAGGAGCGCCTCTACTTTGTCCTGGATGACGCGGCGGAGGGGTCGGCCACCAAACTGAGGGTCATATCCTAGGGTGGTCAGGAGCTCTACGGCATCCTGGCTGAAGTTGAGGGTAATGCCTTGCTCTGCTGCGGAGGCGATTACCGGAGTAAGAAGAAGGCTGGTGACGGACTGCGCTTCACTCTGGGTAAGCGGCTGGAAGGGGATGACAGCATCAAAGCGGTTAAGGAACTCTGGGCGGAAGTGTTGCTGAAGCAAGTTGAGGATTTGCTTAGGCAGTTGCTCAGGCTGTACGCCTTCTTTAATGAGCTT
Encoded here:
- a CDS encoding type II secretion system protein encodes the protein MTKRGFTIIELMVTMLIIGILMTAAAAGIVRARRTSRDAQRVRDVMAIGTAVDQATTAARGLYPVHVTSRTTGIFCADLLSDVANSNKLNLGLFLGRTIPKDPLPESAPSPCADYRNGYTYHNRYGSPSASQLAEPLSGQQYEYVIEVGLEGEQPADAETLVQGAASSTKRTQWLLRGKPCSSVTATATCSQ
- a CDS encoding prepilin-type N-terminal cleavage/methylation domain-containing protein, which codes for MNSVHTYRKRGFTLIELLIVIVIIGLLTGLATTSYISAQKNARDNARKTGVASISTAVEAFYQAKRRFPGLVGNEPAIPSTGQRTIWQGCLALDNGSGSSTTYTSILYYSYPTVTGGTGASEPCNTRNGGVAIAGFDPGQYAPFPSWIPELGEYLNPTPTEKRYQNSTGAVAPLDEAAPTLFNAANHDVLGSNSAQAFVYRRLVGGYAVYARLESGTTDTTLNVPFSDSPKYYSASTTNGVGVTVYKNNVFMIRK